In Candidatus Hydrogenedentota bacterium, a single genomic region encodes these proteins:
- a CDS encoding restriction endonuclease subunit S, whose translation MGSEWKRTALGRLIESGEAHLQTGPFGTALKAAEYSSEGVPLISVREIREGHFEVGKETSRVSQETTKRLPQFVLDEGDIVFGRKGATDRNAIVHAEQSGWFLGSDGIRLRLAKSHNSRFFSYQMRSPSIRQWLVQNSEGTTMPSLNQGILGRIPIVAPPLPEQRAIAHILGTLDDKIELNRRMNETLEGMARALFKSWFVDFDPVRAKAEGRDPGLPKDLADLFPDEFADSELGEIPKGWRVYGLDEIAVFLNGLALQKYPPGEGRSLAVIKIAQLRKGDTSGADRCSAFIPVEYFVDDGDVLFSWSGSLECVLWSGGLGALNQHLFKVTSDKFPKWFYYLWIHEHLGEFRHIAAGKATTMGHIQRGHLSAAKVLVPPQPLLDAMTKVMSPLIATITVNATQSRTLAALRDMLLPKLISGELRVEHLLGRLR comes from the coding sequence ATGGGGAGTGAGTGGAAAAGAACCGCGCTCGGCCGACTAATTGAAAGTGGCGAGGCTCACCTCCAAACAGGCCCTTTTGGTACGGCATTGAAAGCAGCCGAATATTCTTCTGAAGGCGTACCCCTTATCTCGGTTCGAGAGATCCGCGAGGGGCACTTTGAAGTTGGCAAAGAGACCTCGCGCGTTTCTCAAGAGACGACAAAACGTCTACCTCAGTTTGTTCTGGATGAAGGGGATATCGTATTTGGGCGTAAAGGTGCGACTGACCGAAACGCGATTGTCCACGCCGAACAGTCGGGATGGTTTCTTGGTTCAGATGGAATTCGACTGCGGTTGGCCAAGAGCCACAATAGCCGCTTCTTCAGTTATCAAATGCGAAGCCCATCCATCCGGCAGTGGCTCGTTCAGAATTCTGAAGGCACAACGATGCCTTCACTTAATCAAGGCATACTCGGTCGAATTCCGATCGTGGCCCCCCCCCTTCCCGAGCAGCGGGCCATCGCGCACATTTTGGGGACGCTGGACGACAAAATCGAGTTGAACCGGCGGATGAATGAGACGTTGGAGGGGATGGCGCGGGCGCTCTTCAAGTCGTGGTTTGTGGACTTCGACCCGGTCCGCGCCAAGGCCGAGGGCCGCGACCCCGGCCTCCCCAAAGACCTCGCCGACCTCTTCCCGGACGAATTCGCGGACTCTGAACTCGGGGAGATTCCGAAGGGGTGGAGGGTATATGGCTTGGATGAGATCGCTGTCTTCCTGAACGGTCTTGCACTTCAGAAGTATCCACCTGGAGAGGGGCGTTCGTTGGCGGTCATCAAGATAGCCCAACTTCGTAAAGGTGACACCAGCGGAGCGGATCGTTGCAGTGCCTTCATACCTGTGGAATATTTCGTGGATGACGGTGATGTGCTTTTCTCGTGGTCAGGCTCACTTGAGTGCGTGTTGTGGTCTGGGGGGTTAGGCGCACTCAACCAGCACCTCTTCAAAGTGACATCAGACAAGTTTCCGAAGTGGTTCTATTATCTTTGGATTCATGAACATTTGGGAGAGTTTCGCCATATTGCCGCTGGCAAGGCTACCACCATGGGACATATCCAGCGGGGTCACCTCTCCGCCGCTAAAGTCCTTGTTCCGCCGCAACCACTGCTAGATGCCATGACCAAAGTCATGTCGCCACTCATCGCCACGATAACGGTCAACGCCACACAATCCCGAACCCTTGCCGCGCTTCGCGATATGCTGCTGCCCAAACTCATTTCTGGGGAATTAAGGGTGGAACATCTTTTAGGGAGATTGCGATGA
- a CDS encoding DUF4276 family protein yields MTVAHVEVLVEEQSMEAALRALLPRLLGGKSFEIYPFQGKADLLANLPDRLKGYRSWLPKDWRIVVVVDRDDDDCMELKQRLERTALSNNFSTKSNPCRDSYEVVNRLAIEELEAWYFGDWDAVRIAYPKASPTIPGKAAYRQPDAIRGGTWEAFERVMKKAGYFKNGLRKVEAARKVAAHLNPNSNSSPSFCMFRDALLGL; encoded by the coding sequence ATGACCGTGGCGCATGTGGAGGTGCTGGTCGAGGAGCAGTCCATGGAAGCCGCCTTGCGCGCGCTCCTGCCGCGCCTGCTGGGTGGCAAGAGCTTCGAAATCTATCCATTTCAGGGCAAGGCTGACCTGTTGGCGAATCTGCCCGACCGCTTAAAGGGCTACCGTTCCTGGCTGCCCAAGGACTGGCGCATTGTGGTGGTGGTGGACCGGGACGATGATGACTGCATGGAGTTGAAGCAGCGATTGGAGCGGACGGCGTTAAGCAACAATTTTTCGACAAAGTCCAACCCATGCCGTGATAGCTATGAAGTGGTGAACCGGCTGGCCATCGAGGAATTGGAGGCTTGGTATTTTGGGGACTGGGATGCCGTGAGAATCGCCTATCCCAAAGCGTCCCCCACCATTCCCGGCAAGGCAGCCTACCGCCAACCAGACGCGATCCGTGGCGGCACATGGGAAGCGTTTGAGCGCGTCATGAAAAAGGCGGGTTATTTCAAAAACGGTCTGAGGAAGGTGGAGGCGGCGCGCAAAGTGGCGGCACACCTCAACCCGAACAGCAACAGTTCCCCGAGTTTCTGCATGTTCCGTGACGCTTTGCTCGGGCTGTAA
- a CDS encoding AAA family ATPase yields MTERIEGQHTGSVHLGPPRIEYLRVQNYRALQDVEIKGITPLMVLLGPNGSGKSTVFDVFNFLSECFQHGLRHAWDRRGRANELKTRGQTGPVIIEIKYRENPTLPLITYHLAIDEGPKGPHVAEEWLQWKRGHRGRPFRFLEYKQGQGRAASGEMPDEQDQRQETPLRSADLIAVNTLGQFAEHPRVAALREFITDWYVSYLSIEDTRAQPEAGPQERLSKTGGNLPNVVQYLKELHPERLERIFDVLRERVPRLERVDAEPMPDGRLLLQIKDAPFDRPVMSRYASDGTLKMLSYLVVLMDPEPPQFIGIEEPENFLHPRLLRELAEECRAASDVSQLLVTTHSPFFLNGIRPEEVRVMYRDDKGYSQVRRASEVRGVNQFVDAGALMGQLWLEGRFGVGDPLVNSGAPKKKGSAS; encoded by the coding sequence ATGACCGAGCGCATAGAAGGTCAGCACACCGGGAGTGTCCATTTGGGCCCGCCGCGAATCGAGTACTTGCGGGTCCAGAATTACCGGGCGCTGCAAGATGTGGAAATTAAGGGCATCACGCCCTTGATGGTTCTGCTTGGCCCCAACGGCAGTGGCAAGTCAACGGTGTTTGACGTGTTCAATTTCTTGTCCGAGTGCTTTCAGCACGGGTTGCGCCATGCCTGGGACCGTCGCGGAAGGGCAAACGAGTTGAAGACGCGCGGCCAGACGGGACCGGTGATCATTGAAATCAAGTATCGGGAGAATCCAACACTACCGCTGATCACCTACCACCTTGCGATTGACGAGGGACCCAAAGGCCCCCATGTCGCCGAGGAGTGGCTGCAATGGAAGCGGGGCCATCGCGGTCGCCCCTTCCGTTTCCTGGAGTACAAGCAGGGCCAGGGCCGCGCAGCCAGCGGGGAAATGCCCGATGAACAGGACCAGCGACAGGAGACGCCCCTCCGGTCGGCGGATCTGATAGCAGTGAACACACTGGGCCAGTTTGCCGAGCACCCGCGTGTGGCGGCGCTGCGGGAGTTCATCACGGACTGGTACGTCTCGTATTTGTCCATTGAGGACACACGCGCCCAGCCAGAAGCGGGCCCGCAGGAACGCCTGAGCAAGACGGGCGGGAATCTGCCCAACGTGGTTCAATACCTGAAGGAGCTGCATCCTGAGCGTCTGGAGAGAATCTTCGATGTTCTGCGCGAGCGGGTTCCCCGTCTGGAACGGGTGGACGCGGAGCCGATGCCGGATGGCCGGCTGCTCCTGCAGATCAAGGATGCGCCTTTTGACCGGCCGGTCATGTCACGGTACGCCTCGGACGGCACGCTGAAAATGCTCTCCTATTTGGTGGTTTTGATGGATCCGGAGCCGCCGCAGTTCATTGGCATTGAGGAGCCGGAGAATTTCCTTCATCCACGACTGCTGCGGGAGCTTGCGGAAGAATGCCGGGCCGCTTCAGACGTGTCCCAGCTATTGGTGACAACCCACTCGCCGTTCTTCCTCAACGGGATACGCCCTGAAGAGGTGCGGGTGATGTACCGTGATGACAAGGGTTACAGCCAGGTGCGCCGGGCCTCCGAAGTGCGGGGCGTCAATCAGTTTGTTGACGCCGGCGCCTTGATGGGGCAGCTTTGGCTGGAGGGCCGCTTCGGGGTTGGGGACCCTTTGGTTAATTCCGGTGCTCCGAAGAAGAAGGGGAGCGCATCATGA
- a CDS encoding DUF3732 domain-containing protein: MTMQILDIVVFSHDGQSRVLPLHTGRVNIITGGSKTGKSALVDIVDYCYGAGECKVPEGPIRRAVSWFGLRLNLDAGQAFIARRCPEPHKASSEECFVEVGETVAIPDGTELRQTTNTKGLGSLLTSWAGIRDNVNQPPEGQSRPPLSANIRHAIALCFQPQDEIIRRQQLFHGTADTFFAQALKDSLPYFLGAVDDDYVRRCEQLRRLREKWRSCERQLAELKALRGVGVSKAATLLAQARDVGLSETIVETWEDTLAELRKIAQTPIASISVNTVAGNEYFRLDEERGQLLKDQRQLRNEIAAVRAFERDENGFSREASEQRARLVSIGIFEGSEPNHNCPLCSQAFPDASVLPRVSQIKEALAEVSSQLDSVTRAAPQVENAVAELESRLQRIQADLARNRSEMEAVLRSNDTLQELQDEATKRAHILGRISLYIESIPELPDSEALMQQARELREQCDNLTVELSDERIKERIDSIISILGQQMTQWAQELELEHSMFPLRLDIKKLTIVADTPNGPVPMDRMGSGENWVSYHLIGHLALHQWFTEQGRPVPRFLFLDQPSQVYFPPEKDVDGTFDSVGEEDRVAVSRMFSFVCGVVERLAPEFQVVITEHADIAEDWYHDAVVERWRGGLKLVPEDWPTHE, from the coding sequence ATGACCATGCAGATACTTGACATTGTTGTGTTCAGTCATGATGGGCAGAGCCGTGTCTTGCCACTCCATACCGGCCGGGTCAACATCATCACAGGTGGATCAAAGACGGGAAAGTCGGCTCTTGTTGATATTGTTGATTATTGTTATGGCGCTGGTGAATGCAAAGTGCCAGAGGGGCCGATTCGGAGGGCTGTCTCGTGGTTTGGACTTAGGCTTAACCTCGATGCCGGTCAAGCTTTCATCGCTCGGCGTTGTCCTGAACCACATAAAGCCTCAAGTGAGGAGTGTTTTGTTGAAGTCGGCGAGACAGTGGCTATCCCCGATGGCACTGAACTCCGACAAACCACGAATACAAAAGGACTCGGCTCCCTGTTAACAAGTTGGGCTGGCATTCGTGACAATGTCAACCAACCACCTGAGGGGCAGAGCCGACCGCCGCTTTCGGCCAACATTCGGCATGCTATTGCCCTGTGCTTCCAACCACAGGACGAGATCATCAGGCGTCAGCAGCTCTTCCATGGAACGGCGGACACGTTTTTTGCGCAAGCCCTGAAGGACAGTTTGCCCTATTTCCTTGGGGCTGTTGACGATGATTATGTGCGGCGATGCGAACAACTTCGACGCCTTCGGGAGAAGTGGCGGTCGTGTGAACGTCAGCTTGCCGAGTTGAAAGCTCTGCGGGGAGTCGGCGTTAGTAAGGCTGCAACACTGTTAGCTCAGGCAAGAGATGTTGGTCTTTCCGAAACTATTGTTGAGACTTGGGAGGATACGCTTGCGGAACTCCGCAAAATTGCGCAAACCCCAATCGCATCAATTAGTGTGAATACTGTGGCTGGGAACGAATACTTCAGGTTGGACGAGGAACGTGGACAACTTCTCAAAGATCAAAGACAGCTCCGAAATGAAATAGCTGCTGTCCGTGCATTCGAGAGGGATGAGAATGGCTTTTCACGTGAAGCCTCGGAGCAACGCGCAAGGCTCGTTTCTATTGGAATCTTTGAGGGTTCAGAGCCCAACCACAATTGTCCTCTGTGTTCACAGGCGTTCCCGGATGCCTCGGTTCTTCCACGTGTGTCACAGATCAAGGAGGCTTTGGCCGAAGTGTCCTCGCAGCTCGACTCCGTGACGCGGGCCGCGCCTCAGGTGGAGAACGCTGTAGCGGAACTTGAGTCTCGGCTTCAGCGAATTCAGGCGGACTTGGCGAGGAATCGCTCGGAGATGGAGGCGGTGTTGCGCTCCAACGACACTCTTCAGGAACTGCAAGATGAAGCCACGAAGCGAGCGCATATACTTGGGCGCATAAGCCTCTACATTGAAAGCATTCCGGAATTGCCGGACAGTGAAGCGCTCATGCAACAAGCAAGAGAGTTAAGGGAACAGTGCGATAATCTTACGGTGGAGTTGAGCGATGAACGCATCAAGGAGCGTATTGATTCGATCATCTCAATTCTCGGTCAACAAATGACTCAGTGGGCACAGGAACTCGAGCTCGAACACTCGATGTTTCCGTTGCGATTGGATATTAAGAAGCTAACGATTGTGGCTGATACCCCTAATGGGCCTGTTCCGATGGACCGGATGGGGAGTGGAGAGAACTGGGTCAGCTACCACCTCATCGGACACCTAGCGTTGCATCAGTGGTTCACGGAGCAAGGGAGACCAGTTCCAAGGTTCTTGTTCCTTGACCAACCATCGCAAGTTTACTTTCCACCTGAAAAAGACGTTGATGGCACCTTTGATTCAGTAGGCGAAGAAGACAGGGTGGCAGTCTCGCGGATGTTCAGTTTTGTCTGTGGCGTTGTCGAACGGTTAGCACCGGAATTTCAAGTTGTGATTACCGAACATGCTGACATTGCCGAAGACTGGTACCATGATGCGGTTGTTGAGCGCTGGCGCGGGGGATTAAAGCTAGTTCCCGAGGACTGGCCGACACATGAGTAG
- a CDS encoding SAM-dependent DNA methyltransferase — protein sequence MAVKPGNGANIGFESDLWRTADALRGSMDAGEYKHVVLGLLFLKYISDAFEEKHARLEAEKAHGADPEDPDEYRAINIFWVPPEARWAHLKANAKQPGIGQLVDDAMAAIERDNPSLKGVLPKDYARPALDKQRLGQLVDLVSNIRVGDTESRSKDVLGRVYEYFLSQFASAEGKKGGEFYTPRCVVRMLVEMLEPYRGRVYDPCCGSSGMFVQSEEFITAHGGRLGDISVYGQESNYTTWRLAKMNLAIRSIDGQIAHGDTFHNDRHPDLKADFILANPPFNISDWGGERLREDKRWKYGVPPAGNANYAWVQHMVHHLSPAGVAGFVLANGSMSSNQSGEGEIRKNLVEADLVDCMVAMPGQLFYSTQIPVCLWFLTRSKAAGNGPNGPDGQNGPDGRRARRERKGETLFIDARKLGAMVDRTHRELTDGDIAKIAGTYHAWRGEREAGEYADVPGFCKSATIEEIRKHGHVLTPGRYVGAEEVEDDGEPFEEKMTRLVAQLREQQKEAEELDRAIAKNLEALGYGG from the coding sequence ATGGCTGTCAAGCCCGGCAACGGCGCGAACATCGGCTTTGAGAGTGACCTGTGGCGGACCGCCGACGCCCTGCGGGGCAGCATGGACGCGGGCGAGTACAAGCATGTCGTCCTGGGGCTCCTCTTCCTGAAGTACATCTCGGACGCCTTCGAGGAGAAGCACGCCCGGCTCGAGGCGGAAAAGGCCCACGGCGCGGACCCGGAGGACCCGGACGAGTACCGGGCCATCAACATTTTCTGGGTGCCCCCGGAGGCGCGCTGGGCGCACCTCAAGGCGAACGCCAAGCAGCCCGGCATCGGCCAGCTCGTGGACGACGCCATGGCCGCCATCGAGCGGGACAACCCCTCCCTCAAGGGCGTGCTCCCAAAGGACTACGCGCGCCCCGCGCTGGACAAGCAGCGTCTGGGCCAGTTGGTGGACCTCGTCAGCAACATCCGCGTCGGCGACACGGAGAGCCGCTCGAAGGACGTGCTGGGCCGGGTCTACGAGTATTTCCTCTCCCAGTTCGCCAGCGCCGAGGGCAAGAAGGGCGGCGAGTTCTACACCCCCCGCTGCGTCGTCCGCATGCTGGTCGAGATGCTCGAGCCCTACAGGGGCCGCGTCTACGACCCCTGCTGCGGCTCCTCCGGCATGTTCGTACAGTCCGAGGAGTTCATCACCGCCCACGGCGGCAGGCTGGGCGACATCAGCGTCTATGGGCAGGAGTCCAACTACACCACCTGGCGCCTGGCCAAGATGAATCTCGCCATCCGCAGCATTGACGGCCAGATTGCCCACGGCGACACCTTCCACAACGACCGCCACCCCGACCTCAAGGCCGACTTCATCCTGGCCAATCCCCCCTTCAACATCTCCGACTGGGGCGGCGAACGCCTGCGCGAGGACAAACGCTGGAAGTACGGGGTCCCCCCGGCGGGCAACGCCAACTATGCCTGGGTCCAGCACATGGTCCACCACCTGTCCCCCGCCGGGGTCGCCGGGTTTGTCCTGGCCAACGGCTCCATGTCGTCCAACCAGTCCGGCGAGGGCGAAATCCGGAAGAACCTCGTCGAGGCGGACCTCGTGGACTGCATGGTCGCCATGCCCGGTCAGTTGTTCTATTCAACGCAGATACCCGTCTGTTTGTGGTTTTTGACCCGGTCGAAGGCGGCGGGGAATGGACCCAATGGACCGGATGGACAAAATGGACCCGATGGACGGCGGGCACGGCGGGAACGGAAGGGCGAAACCCTGTTTATTGACGCGCGGAAACTCGGCGCCATGGTGGACCGCACCCACCGCGAGCTGACCGACGGGGACATCGCAAAAATAGCGGGCACCTACCATGCGTGGCGCGGGGAGAGGGAGGCCGGGGAATACGCCGACGTGCCAGGCTTCTGCAAAAGCGCCACCATCGAGGAGATTCGGAAACACGGGCACGTGCTCACGCCGGGACGCTACGTCGGCGCGGAGGAGGTCGAGGACGACGGCGAGCCCTTCGAGGAGAAGATGACACGGCTCGTCGCGCAGTTGCGGGAGCAGCAGAAGGAGGCGGAGGAACTGGACCGGGCCATCGCGAAGAATCTGGAGGCGCTGGGCTATGGCGGGTGA
- a CDS encoding type I restriction endonuclease subunit R, which translates to MSPSFTESVVEDAALAWLAELGWTVLHGPDIAPDTPYAERGDYGQVVLEGRLRAALARLNPMLPPEALDDAFRRVTRPEGPTLEAQNRAAHRLLVDGVTVEYRRPDGSIGGAQARVLDFAAPGNNDWLAVNQFTVTENKHTRRPDVVLFVNGLPLVLVELKNAGDENATIWTAHQQLQTYKAELPALFAHNALLAVSDGMQARLGTLTAGKEWFKPWRTILGEAVAPASMPELQVMIGGVFDRGRLLDLIGHFLVFEDDGSGKLAKKMAGYHQFHAVNTALGETLRAARTHAADHAAEAAGRYECGGRPGGAPGDRRIGVVWHTQGSGKSLTMAFYAGRVIREPAMANPTVVVMTDRNDLDDQLSGTFSRCRDLLRQPPVQAENRADLRARLSVDAGGVVFTTIQKFLPEERGDRHPVLSARRNIVVIADEAHRSQYDFIDGFARHMRDALPNASFIGFTGTPIELVDANTRAVFGDYISVYDIQRAVEDKATVPIYYEGRLAKLALSEAEKPKVDTEFEEVTEGEEVERKEKLKSKWAQLEAIVGAERRLKLLAADIVEHFGGRLEVMDGKAMIVCMSRRICVDLFREIAALRPEWADPDDTMGAMKVVMTGSASDPPDWQGHIRNKPRREALANRFRDAKDPLRIVLVRDMWLTGFDAPCLHTMYIDKPMRGHGLMQAIARVNRVFRDKPGGLVVDYLGLAQELKKALAAYTESGGTGQTAIDQEEAVALMLEKHEVCRGLFHGFDWGLWTTGTPTERLGLLPPAQEHILAQEDGRDRLLRSVQELSQAFALSVPHEAALRIRDDVGFFQTVRASVAKHAAGVARSDEELDLALRQIVSRAVASEGMVDIFAAAGLKKPDISILSDEFLSEVRGMPHRNLAVELLRKLLMGEIKVRQRKNIVQSRSFLQMLEQTLRRYQNRAVEAAQVIEELIGLAKEMREASARGEELGLTEDELAFYDALEVNDSAVKVLGDETLLFIARDLVEAVRKSVTIDWTMRENVRAQMRVIIKRILRRYGYPPDRQARATELVLEQAEVLCRDWAEAV; encoded by the coding sequence ATGAGCCCATCCTTCACCGAATCCGTTGTCGAGGATGCCGCCCTGGCGTGGCTGGCTGAACTGGGCTGGACCGTTCTGCACGGCCCGGACATCGCGCCGGACACGCCTTATGCGGAGCGCGGGGATTATGGCCAGGTGGTGCTGGAGGGTCGGTTGCGGGCGGCGCTGGCGCGTCTGAACCCGATGCTGCCCCCGGAGGCGCTGGACGACGCCTTTCGCCGGGTGACGCGCCCGGAGGGGCCGACGCTGGAGGCGCAGAACCGCGCCGCGCACCGCCTGCTGGTGGACGGGGTGACGGTGGAGTATCGCCGTCCGGACGGGTCCATCGGCGGCGCCCAGGCGCGGGTGCTGGACTTTGCGGCGCCCGGCAACAACGACTGGCTGGCGGTGAACCAGTTCACCGTGACGGAGAACAAGCACACGCGCCGCCCGGACGTGGTGCTGTTCGTGAACGGGCTGCCGCTGGTGCTGGTGGAGCTGAAGAACGCGGGGGACGAGAACGCGACCATCTGGACGGCCCACCAGCAGTTGCAGACGTACAAGGCGGAACTGCCGGCGCTCTTCGCGCACAACGCGCTGCTGGCGGTGTCGGACGGGATGCAGGCGCGCCTCGGGACGCTTACGGCGGGAAAGGAGTGGTTCAAGCCGTGGCGCACCATCCTCGGCGAGGCCGTGGCCCCGGCCTCGATGCCGGAGCTTCAGGTGATGATCGGGGGCGTGTTTGACCGGGGGCGCCTGCTGGACCTGATCGGGCATTTCCTGGTGTTCGAGGACGACGGGAGCGGCAAACTCGCGAAGAAAATGGCGGGGTACCACCAGTTCCACGCGGTGAACACGGCGCTGGGCGAGACCCTGCGCGCGGCCCGGACACACGCGGCGGACCACGCGGCGGAGGCGGCGGGGCGTTACGAGTGCGGCGGGCGGCCCGGCGGCGCGCCCGGTGACCGGCGGATCGGGGTGGTGTGGCACACGCAGGGGTCGGGGAAGAGCCTGACGATGGCGTTCTACGCAGGGCGGGTGATCCGCGAGCCCGCCATGGCGAACCCGACGGTGGTGGTGATGACGGACCGCAACGACCTGGACGACCAGCTTTCCGGCACATTCTCCCGGTGCCGGGACCTGCTTCGCCAGCCGCCCGTGCAGGCGGAGAACCGGGCGGACCTGCGCGCGAGGCTGTCGGTGGACGCGGGCGGGGTGGTGTTCACCACGATACAGAAGTTTCTGCCCGAGGAGCGGGGCGACCGCCACCCCGTGCTGTCGGCGCGGCGGAACATCGTGGTGATCGCGGACGAGGCGCACCGGAGCCAGTACGACTTTATTGACGGGTTTGCGCGGCACATGCGCGACGCCCTGCCCAACGCCTCGTTCATCGGGTTTACGGGCACGCCCATCGAACTGGTGGACGCGAACACGCGGGCGGTCTTCGGCGACTACATCAGCGTGTACGACATCCAGCGGGCCGTGGAGGACAAGGCGACGGTGCCCATCTACTACGAGGGCCGCCTGGCCAAACTGGCGCTGAGCGAGGCGGAGAAGCCGAAGGTGGACACCGAGTTTGAGGAGGTGACCGAGGGCGAGGAGGTGGAGCGCAAGGAGAAACTCAAGAGCAAATGGGCGCAGCTCGAGGCGATTGTCGGCGCGGAGAGGCGGCTGAAACTGCTGGCGGCGGACATTGTGGAGCATTTTGGGGGGCGGCTGGAGGTGATGGACGGCAAGGCGATGATCGTCTGCATGAGCCGCCGCATCTGCGTGGACCTCTTCCGTGAAATCGCCGCCCTGAGGCCGGAATGGGCGGACCCGGATGACACGATGGGCGCGATGAAGGTGGTGATGACCGGGTCGGCCTCCGACCCCCCCGACTGGCAGGGGCACATCCGCAACAAGCCGCGCCGCGAGGCGCTGGCCAACCGGTTCCGGGACGCGAAAGACCCGCTGCGCATTGTGCTGGTGCGCGACATGTGGCTGACCGGGTTCGACGCGCCGTGCCTGCACACGATGTACATCGACAAGCCGATGCGCGGGCACGGGCTGATGCAGGCCATCGCGCGGGTGAACCGGGTCTTCCGCGACAAGCCCGGCGGGCTGGTGGTGGACTATCTCGGCCTGGCGCAGGAGCTGAAGAAGGCGCTGGCCGCCTACACCGAGAGCGGCGGGACCGGCCAGACGGCCATTGACCAGGAGGAGGCCGTCGCCCTGATGCTGGAGAAGCACGAGGTGTGCCGCGGCCTGTTCCACGGCTTCGACTGGGGCCTGTGGACGACTGGCACACCCACGGAACGGCTCGGCCTGCTGCCCCCGGCGCAGGAGCACATTCTGGCGCAGGAGGACGGCAGGGACCGCCTGCTCCGCTCCGTGCAGGAGCTGTCCCAGGCCTTCGCCCTGTCCGTGCCCCATGAGGCGGCCCTGCGCATCCGCGACGATGTGGGCTTTTTCCAGACCGTGCGCGCCAGTGTCGCCAAGCACGCGGCGGGCGTGGCCAGGAGCGACGAGGAACTCGACCTGGCGCTGCGGCAGATCGTGTCGCGGGCGGTCGCCTCGGAGGGCATGGTGGACATCTTCGCGGCGGCGGGGCTGAAGAAACCGGACATCTCGATCCTCTCCGACGAGTTCCTCTCCGAAGTGCGCGGCATGCCCCACCGCAACCTCGCCGTCGAGCTGCTGCGCAAGCTGCTGATGGGCGAGATCAAGGTGCGGCAGCGGAAGAACATCGTCCAGTCCCGCTCCTTTCTCCAGATGTTGGAGCAGACCCTGCGGCGCTACCAGAACCGCGCCGTCGAGGCGGCCCAAGTGATTGAGGAGTTAATCGGCCTGGCCAAAGAGATGCGCGAGGCCAGCGCGCGCGGCGAGGAACTGGGGCTCACCGAGGACGAGCTCGCCTTCTACGACGCCCTTGAGGTCAACGACAGCGCCGTGAAGGTGCTCGGGGACGAGACCCTGCTCTTTATCGCGCGGGACCTCGTCGAGGCCGTGCGGAAAAGCGTCACCATCGACTGGACCATGCGGGAAAACGTCCGCGCCCAGATGCGGGTCATCATCAAGCGCATCCTGCGGCGGTACGGCTACCCGCCGGACAGGCAGGCCCGCGCCACCGAACTGGTCCTCGAACAGGCCGAGGTGCTGTGCAGGGACTGGGCGGAGGCCGTGTAA